A portion of the Actomonas aquatica genome contains these proteins:
- a CDS encoding methyl-accepting chemotaxis protein, with protein sequence MRRKSFLQRLLIVGLSCTLLPLLIIAVWAEFDSRRLSENLDTALERDSNGRYQHLIADLAQQAGLADDLLRAKVRTTLAVADELLLQRGTVTQSSTESTEWKAINQITKEATPITLPQLQVGGEWLGQTRTFDDAVEVPVVDALQARTGDTATIFQRMNDRGDMLRVATNVKLLNGERAIGTFIPHTSPVVQTVLRGETFVGRAYVVNQHYITAYKPLRDEAGRVIGILYVGTPDAIATQPLLSRLNDSRIGNTGRLFVMHSQGANRGKIVTADATGDRGAYLSQASDDFRNDLAAQATQLAAGDMARLAFGDSAAASGETAIFATYYAPWDWVLGVSIAQDELDAIATEVRSSQRRATWLRIGAMIFAAALAGAVFFFVARSLSGHFNRTSTQLLNSAEHSTHTFDRISAEINDLAAGATRQAEASQDIHQSLLEIRQQAKNNTDHSQSATELSHRASTAVQESQHAMTQMDEAMQRIRKSGQETGHIIGTINEIAFQTNLLALNAAVEAARAGQAGAGFAIVAEEVRALAQRSAEAARETAEKLEISARSTQDGVTSSERLAGCLEQIVGSIEQVDTLVSQIAQASLEQQQAIQRINQTAEASDQITQQNAAAATSTAHAVEDLNAHALRMRQLVHGLRTLVNGGTIDDAENAAPAPSFGASTYNAPRATASAPREASFASFS encoded by the coding sequence ATGCGACGCAAAAGCTTCCTCCAACGCCTCTTGATCGTCGGCCTCAGCTGCACGCTGTTGCCGCTGCTCATCATTGCCGTTTGGGCTGAGTTCGACTCCCGCCGACTCAGCGAGAACCTCGACACCGCCCTCGAACGCGACAGCAACGGCCGCTACCAGCACCTCATCGCCGACCTCGCTCAACAGGCCGGCCTCGCCGACGATCTCCTGCGCGCCAAGGTCCGCACCACCCTCGCCGTCGCCGACGAACTGCTCCTCCAGCGCGGCACCGTCACCCAGTCCTCCACCGAATCGACCGAGTGGAAGGCGATCAATCAGATCACCAAGGAGGCCACCCCCATCACCCTGCCCCAGCTCCAAGTCGGCGGCGAATGGCTCGGCCAAACCCGCACCTTTGACGACGCCGTCGAGGTTCCCGTCGTCGACGCCCTCCAAGCCCGCACCGGCGACACCGCCACCATTTTCCAACGCATGAACGATCGCGGCGACATGCTCCGCGTCGCCACCAACGTGAAACTCCTCAACGGCGAACGGGCGATCGGCACCTTCATTCCCCACACCAGCCCGGTCGTGCAGACCGTGCTGCGCGGCGAGACCTTCGTCGGCCGCGCCTATGTCGTGAACCAGCACTACATCACCGCCTACAAACCGCTGCGCGACGAAGCCGGCCGAGTCATCGGCATCCTCTACGTCGGCACCCCCGACGCCATCGCCACCCAGCCCCTGCTGTCCCGCCTCAACGATTCCCGCATCGGCAACACCGGCCGCCTCTTCGTCATGCACTCCCAAGGCGCCAACCGCGGCAAAATCGTCACCGCCGACGCCACCGGCGATCGCGGCGCCTACCTCTCCCAAGCCTCCGACGACTTCCGCAACGACCTCGCCGCACAAGCCACCCAACTGGCCGCCGGCGACATGGCGCGCCTCGCCTTTGGCGACTCCGCCGCAGCCTCCGGCGAAACCGCCATCTTCGCCACCTACTACGCCCCCTGGGACTGGGTGCTCGGCGTCAGCATCGCCCAAGACGAACTCGATGCCATCGCCACCGAGGTGCGCTCCAGCCAACGCCGCGCCACCTGGCTGCGCATCGGTGCCATGATCTTTGCCGCCGCCCTCGCCGGCGCGGTGTTCTTCTTTGTCGCCCGCTCGCTCAGCGGACACTTCAACCGCACCTCCACGCAGTTGCTCAACAGCGCCGAACACTCCACTCACACCTTCGATCGGATCTCGGCCGAGATCAACGACCTCGCCGCCGGTGCCACCCGCCAGGCCGAGGCCAGTCAGGACATCCACCAATCCCTGCTGGAGATCCGCCAACAGGCCAAGAACAACACCGACCACTCCCAAAGCGCCACCGAGCTGAGCCACCGGGCCAGCACCGCCGTGCAGGAAAGCCAGCACGCCATGACCCAGATGGACGAGGCGATGCAGCGCATCCGCAAATCGGGCCAGGAAACCGGCCACATCATCGGCACCATCAACGAAATCGCCTTCCAGACCAACCTGCTCGCGCTCAACGCCGCCGTCGAAGCCGCCCGCGCTGGCCAGGCCGGCGCCGGTTTTGCCATCGTCGCCGAAGAGGTGCGCGCCCTCGCCCAACGCAGCGCCGAAGCCGCGCGCGAAACCGCCGAGAAACTCGAAATCAGCGCGCGCAGCACCCAGGACGGTGTCACCAGCAGCGAACGCCTCGCCGGCTGCCTCGAACAAATCGTCGGCAGTATCGAGCAAGTGGATACCCTCGTCAGCCAGATTGCCCAGGCCAGTTTGGAGCAGCAACAGGCCATCCAGCGCATCAATCAGACCGCCGAGGCCTCCGACCAAATCACCCAGCAAAACGCCGCAGCCGCCACCAGCACCGCTCACGCCGTCGAAGACCTCAATGCCCACGCTCTGCGCATGCGGCAACTCGTCCACGGCCTGCGCACCCTCGTCAACGGCGGCACCATCGATGACGCGGAAAACGCCGCTCCGGCCCCGTCATTCGGCGCCTCCACTTACAATGCCCCGCGCGCCACCGCGTCGGCTCCGCGCGAGGCAAGCTTCGCCAGTTTCTCCTAA
- the htpG gene encoding molecular chaperone HtpG: MPETHEFQAEIKQLLDIVIHSLYTEKEIFIRELVSNASDALEKLRHTQLTEKDIADADQELEIKLTTDDQAHTLTIEDTGIGMTHDELVKNLGTIAHSGSKAFLQAIKEGGAKNDNLIGQFGVGFYSAFMVAKSVKVYSRSWQSAESGHVWTSDGSGSYSVEEAADLTRGTKIVIELNDDSHDYATADRVKSVLERYSAFVSFPIQLNGDRVNKVSALWLRSKSEITDEEYTEFYKFQAHAYDEPRLKLHFSADAPLAINSILFVPQNNPEKFGMTRAEPAVSLYCRKVLIDPSPKDLLPEWGRFLKGVIDSEDLPLNISRETMQDRALIDKLGKVVTKRFLKFLADEAKNRPEDYAKFYTEFGYFLKEGAATDFTHKEQLSKLLRFESSLTDAGKTTSFADYVSRMGEEQKEIYFLIGPSRAAIERGPYLEGFKSRNLEVLFCYEAVDDYVMRNLGEFDGKKLVAADSADVKLDEKEQEGEALSKDEMDALAKWLKETLGERVNEVKSSDRLVESPAAVLNADSFMTPQMRAMMKALQKDGDTAGGPPPLKVNLELNPRHVVIKKLAASKDTESEKAGLVAEQLFDNAMLAAGLLEDPSTMIQRLYKLLEQV; the protein is encoded by the coding sequence ATGCCCGAAACCCACGAGTTCCAAGCCGAGATCAAGCAACTGCTCGATATCGTCATCCACTCCCTCTACACCGAAAAAGAGATCTTCATCCGTGAGTTGGTCTCCAACGCCTCCGACGCCCTCGAGAAGCTGCGTCACACCCAGCTCACCGAGAAGGACATCGCCGACGCCGACCAGGAACTGGAAATCAAGCTCACCACCGACGACCAGGCCCACACCCTCACCATCGAGGACACCGGCATCGGCATGACCCACGACGAGTTGGTCAAAAACCTCGGCACCATCGCCCACTCCGGCTCCAAGGCCTTCCTCCAAGCCATCAAGGAAGGCGGCGCCAAGAACGATAACCTCATCGGCCAGTTCGGCGTCGGCTTCTACTCCGCCTTCATGGTCGCCAAGTCCGTCAAGGTCTACTCCCGCTCTTGGCAGTCCGCCGAGTCCGGCCACGTCTGGACCAGCGACGGCTCCGGCTCCTACTCCGTGGAGGAAGCCGCCGACCTCACCCGCGGCACCAAGATCGTCATCGAGCTCAACGACGACTCCCACGACTACGCCACCGCCGATCGCGTGAAGTCCGTGCTCGAGCGCTACAGCGCCTTCGTCTCCTTCCCGATCCAGCTCAACGGCGATCGCGTCAACAAGGTCTCCGCCCTCTGGCTCCGCTCCAAGTCCGAGATCACCGACGAGGAATACACCGAGTTCTACAAGTTCCAGGCCCACGCCTACGATGAGCCGCGCCTCAAGCTGCACTTCTCGGCCGACGCGCCCCTCGCCATCAACTCCATCCTCTTCGTTCCCCAGAACAACCCGGAGAAGTTCGGCATGACCCGCGCCGAGCCGGCCGTGTCCCTCTACTGTCGCAAGGTCCTCATCGACCCCTCCCCCAAGGACCTGCTCCCCGAATGGGGCCGCTTCCTCAAGGGCGTCATCGATAGCGAGGACCTCCCCCTCAACATCTCGCGCGAAACCATGCAGGACCGCGCCCTCATCGACAAACTGGGCAAGGTCGTCACCAAACGTTTCCTCAAGTTCCTCGCCGACGAAGCCAAGAACCGCCCCGAGGACTACGCCAAGTTCTACACCGAGTTCGGCTACTTCCTCAAGGAAGGCGCCGCCACCGACTTCACCCACAAGGAACAGCTCTCCAAACTGCTCCGCTTCGAGTCCTCTCTCACCGACGCCGGCAAAACCACCTCCTTCGCCGACTACGTGTCCCGCATGGGCGAAGAGCAAAAGGAGATCTACTTCCTCATCGGCCCGAGCCGCGCCGCCATCGAGCGCGGTCCCTACCTCGAAGGCTTCAAGAGCCGCAACCTCGAGGTGCTCTTCTGCTACGAAGCCGTCGACGACTACGTCATGCGCAACCTCGGCGAATTCGACGGCAAGAAGCTCGTCGCCGCCGACTCCGCCGACGTGAAACTCGACGAGAAGGAGCAGGAAGGTGAAGCCCTCTCCAAGGACGAGATGGACGCCCTCGCCAAATGGCTGAAGGAAACCCTCGGCGAACGCGTCAACGAGGTGAAGAGCTCCGACCGCCTTGTCGAATCCCCCGCCGCCGTGCTCAACGCCGACAGCTTCATGACCCCGCAAATGCGCGCCATGATGAAGGCCTTGCAGAAGGACGGCGACACCGCCGGCGGTCCGCCCCCGCTCAAGGTCAACCTCGAGCTCAACCCGCGCCACGTCGTCATCAAGAAGCTCGCCGCCTCCAAGGACACCGAGTCCGAGAAGGCCGGCCTCGTCGCCGAGCAGCTCTTCGACAACGCCATGCTCGCCGCCGGCCTCCTCGAGGACCCAAGCACCATGATCCAGCGTTTGTATAAGCTGCTGGAGCAGGTCTGA